A single window of Sphaerodactylus townsendi isolate TG3544 linkage group LG03, MPM_Stown_v2.3, whole genome shotgun sequence DNA harbors:
- the LOC125428779 gene encoding uncharacterized protein LOC125428779 isoform X1: MIKVKKVGGDGLWKVCRVRVKMATGKPTGRGVAWKERETLDLLSIWGEETIQEALANTHRNLEVYDRVAKQMSALGHKRSAVECRTKTKAMRHEYKRVVTHNRISGNSPASCPFFRELDQILRGDAWVGPPRVSRSLTLEVQVNPPRPQECCRGAEELFSHDLVIIKQEDVCHSTPLDSGESSSAWSQDPHETVINQVAEEGVPADIGETGNQGYQDGGNITAVQQDQIEQNEIPHEAEPSSEQRLSATRNRKKGVSVLSDLAQQMLRQSALDAARSEQLQREILSEERRRHRETMAEERNRHEQTIFEENRRYEALLEEGRLEREAFQHAMDRSYNLMFEAVNAIKTMTELMVLKHSGETPQVGNINVPQVGNVNIAQESTSSNPDPSKSSTSNCPENILHTPTRHKRARRKVDRLDM; this comes from the exons GTGTGCAGAGTGAGAGTTAAGATGGCAACCGGTAAACCTACTGGACGAGGCGTAGCATGGAAGGAGAGAGAGACGTTAGACCTCCTTTCTATCTGGGGGGAAGAGACAATCCAGGAGGCTTTGGCTAACACCCATAGAAATCTAGAGGTTTATGACCGTGTGGCGAAACAGATGTCTGCGCTTGGACACAAGAGGAGTGCAGTGGAGTGCCGCACTAAAACAAAGGCCATGAGACACGAATACAAACGCGTGGTGACCCATAACCGCATTTCGGGGAACTCGCCAGCAAGCTGCCCTTTTTTCAGGGAGCTGGATCAGATCCTCAGGGGAGATGCGTGGGTCGGGCCACCCCGAGTATCTAGGAGTCTAACCCTGGAAGTGCAAGTTAATCCACCAAGACCCCAAGAATGCTGTAGAGGTGCAGAAGAGTTATTCTCACATGATCTGGTAATTATAAAACAGGAGGACGTATGCCATTCCACACCCTTGGACTCAG GTGAATCCTCAAGTGCTTGGTCCCAAGACCCTCACGAGACCGTCATTAATCAAGTAGCCGAGGAAG GGGTCCCAGCAGATATTGGTGAAACAGGTAACCAAGGATACCAGGATGGGGGCAACATCACAGCCGTGCAACAAGATCAAATTG AGCAAAACGAGATCCCCCACGAGGCAGAGCCGTCTTCCGAGCAGAGATTGTCAGCCACAAGAAATCGCAAAAAGGGCGTTTCCGTGCTCTCCGATTTGGCCCAGCAAATGTTGCGCCAGTCGGCTCTTGATGCTGCGAGATCGGAACAGCTGCAAAGAGAGATCCTTTCAGAGGAGAGGCGTCGCCACCGGGAGACCATGGCGGAGGAAAGAAACCGTCACGAGCAGACCATTTTTGAGGAGAATCGTCGATATGAAGCCCTGCTTGAGGAAGGCAGACTGGAGAGAGAGGCATTTCAGCATGCTATGGACAGAAGCTACAACCTGATGTTTGAAGCTGTAAATGCTATAAAAACCATGACTGAGTTGATGGTGTTGAAGCATTCGGGGGAGACACCACAAGTGGGTAATATTAATGTGCCCCAAGTGGGTAATGTTAATATAGCTCAAGAAAGTACCAGTAGTAACCCTGACCCATCAAAATCCTCCACCTCCAATTGTCCTGAAAATATCCTCCATACTCCCACCAGGCATAAGCGGGCTAGACGGAAAGTTGATCGGCTGGACATGTGA
- the LOC125428779 gene encoding uncharacterized protein LOC125428779 isoform X2 produces the protein MIKVKKVCRVRVKMATGKPTGRGVAWKERETLDLLSIWGEETIQEALANTHRNLEVYDRVAKQMSALGHKRSAVECRTKTKAMRHEYKRVVTHNRISGNSPASCPFFRELDQILRGDAWVGPPRVSRSLTLEVQVNPPRPQECCRGAEELFSHDLVIIKQEDVCHSTPLDSGESSSAWSQDPHETVINQVAEEGVPADIGETGNQGYQDGGNITAVQQDQIEQNEIPHEAEPSSEQRLSATRNRKKGVSVLSDLAQQMLRQSALDAARSEQLQREILSEERRRHRETMAEERNRHEQTIFEENRRYEALLEEGRLEREAFQHAMDRSYNLMFEAVNAIKTMTELMVLKHSGETPQVGNINVPQVGNVNIAQESTSSNPDPSKSSTSNCPENILHTPTRHKRARRKVDRLDM, from the exons GTGTGCAGAGTGAGAGTTAAGATGGCAACCGGTAAACCTACTGGACGAGGCGTAGCATGGAAGGAGAGAGAGACGTTAGACCTCCTTTCTATCTGGGGGGAAGAGACAATCCAGGAGGCTTTGGCTAACACCCATAGAAATCTAGAGGTTTATGACCGTGTGGCGAAACAGATGTCTGCGCTTGGACACAAGAGGAGTGCAGTGGAGTGCCGCACTAAAACAAAGGCCATGAGACACGAATACAAACGCGTGGTGACCCATAACCGCATTTCGGGGAACTCGCCAGCAAGCTGCCCTTTTTTCAGGGAGCTGGATCAGATCCTCAGGGGAGATGCGTGGGTCGGGCCACCCCGAGTATCTAGGAGTCTAACCCTGGAAGTGCAAGTTAATCCACCAAGACCCCAAGAATGCTGTAGAGGTGCAGAAGAGTTATTCTCACATGATCTGGTAATTATAAAACAGGAGGACGTATGCCATTCCACACCCTTGGACTCAG GTGAATCCTCAAGTGCTTGGTCCCAAGACCCTCACGAGACCGTCATTAATCAAGTAGCCGAGGAAG GGGTCCCAGCAGATATTGGTGAAACAGGTAACCAAGGATACCAGGATGGGGGCAACATCACAGCCGTGCAACAAGATCAAATTG AGCAAAACGAGATCCCCCACGAGGCAGAGCCGTCTTCCGAGCAGAGATTGTCAGCCACAAGAAATCGCAAAAAGGGCGTTTCCGTGCTCTCCGATTTGGCCCAGCAAATGTTGCGCCAGTCGGCTCTTGATGCTGCGAGATCGGAACAGCTGCAAAGAGAGATCCTTTCAGAGGAGAGGCGTCGCCACCGGGAGACCATGGCGGAGGAAAGAAACCGTCACGAGCAGACCATTTTTGAGGAGAATCGTCGATATGAAGCCCTGCTTGAGGAAGGCAGACTGGAGAGAGAGGCATTTCAGCATGCTATGGACAGAAGCTACAACCTGATGTTTGAAGCTGTAAATGCTATAAAAACCATGACTGAGTTGATGGTGTTGAAGCATTCGGGGGAGACACCACAAGTGGGTAATATTAATGTGCCCCAAGTGGGTAATGTTAATATAGCTCAAGAAAGTACCAGTAGTAACCCTGACCCATCAAAATCCTCCACCTCCAATTGTCCTGAAAATATCCTCCATACTCCCACCAGGCATAAGCGGGCTAGACGGAAAGTTGATCGGCTGGACATGTGA
- the LOC125428779 gene encoding uncharacterized protein LOC125428779 isoform X3: MATGKPTGRGVAWKERETLDLLSIWGEETIQEALANTHRNLEVYDRVAKQMSALGHKRSAVECRTKTKAMRHEYKRVVTHNRISGNSPASCPFFRELDQILRGDAWVGPPRVSRSLTLEVQVNPPRPQECCRGAEELFSHDLVIIKQEDVCHSTPLDSGESSSAWSQDPHETVINQVAEEGVPADIGETGNQGYQDGGNITAVQQDQIEQNEIPHEAEPSSEQRLSATRNRKKGVSVLSDLAQQMLRQSALDAARSEQLQREILSEERRRHRETMAEERNRHEQTIFEENRRYEALLEEGRLEREAFQHAMDRSYNLMFEAVNAIKTMTELMVLKHSGETPQVGNINVPQVGNVNIAQESTSSNPDPSKSSTSNCPENILHTPTRHKRARRKVDRLDM; the protein is encoded by the exons ATGGCAACCGGTAAACCTACTGGACGAGGCGTAGCATGGAAGGAGAGAGAGACGTTAGACCTCCTTTCTATCTGGGGGGAAGAGACAATCCAGGAGGCTTTGGCTAACACCCATAGAAATCTAGAGGTTTATGACCGTGTGGCGAAACAGATGTCTGCGCTTGGACACAAGAGGAGTGCAGTGGAGTGCCGCACTAAAACAAAGGCCATGAGACACGAATACAAACGCGTGGTGACCCATAACCGCATTTCGGGGAACTCGCCAGCAAGCTGCCCTTTTTTCAGGGAGCTGGATCAGATCCTCAGGGGAGATGCGTGGGTCGGGCCACCCCGAGTATCTAGGAGTCTAACCCTGGAAGTGCAAGTTAATCCACCAAGACCCCAAGAATGCTGTAGAGGTGCAGAAGAGTTATTCTCACATGATCTGGTAATTATAAAACAGGAGGACGTATGCCATTCCACACCCTTGGACTCAG GTGAATCCTCAAGTGCTTGGTCCCAAGACCCTCACGAGACCGTCATTAATCAAGTAGCCGAGGAAG GGGTCCCAGCAGATATTGGTGAAACAGGTAACCAAGGATACCAGGATGGGGGCAACATCACAGCCGTGCAACAAGATCAAATTG AGCAAAACGAGATCCCCCACGAGGCAGAGCCGTCTTCCGAGCAGAGATTGTCAGCCACAAGAAATCGCAAAAAGGGCGTTTCCGTGCTCTCCGATTTGGCCCAGCAAATGTTGCGCCAGTCGGCTCTTGATGCTGCGAGATCGGAACAGCTGCAAAGAGAGATCCTTTCAGAGGAGAGGCGTCGCCACCGGGAGACCATGGCGGAGGAAAGAAACCGTCACGAGCAGACCATTTTTGAGGAGAATCGTCGATATGAAGCCCTGCTTGAGGAAGGCAGACTGGAGAGAGAGGCATTTCAGCATGCTATGGACAGAAGCTACAACCTGATGTTTGAAGCTGTAAATGCTATAAAAACCATGACTGAGTTGATGGTGTTGAAGCATTCGGGGGAGACACCACAAGTGGGTAATATTAATGTGCCCCAAGTGGGTAATGTTAATATAGCTCAAGAAAGTACCAGTAGTAACCCTGACCCATCAAAATCCTCCACCTCCAATTGTCCTGAAAATATCCTCCATACTCCCACCAGGCATAAGCGGGCTAGACGGAAAGTTGATCGGCTGGACATGTGA
- the LOC125428779 gene encoding zinc finger and SCAN domain-containing protein 20-like isoform X4 has translation MIKVKKVGGDGLWKVCRVRVKMATGKPTGRGVAWKERETLDLLSIWGEETIQEALANTHRNLEVYDRVAKQMSALGHKRSAVECRTKTKAMRHEYKRVVTHNRISGNSPASCPFFRELDQILRGDAWVGPPRVSRSLTLEVQVNPPRPQECCRGAEELFSHDLVIIKQEDVCHSTPLDSGESSSAWSQDPHETVINQVAEEGVPADIGETGNQGYQDGGNITAVQQDQIEQNEIPHEAEPSSEQRLSATRNRKKGVSVLSDLAQQMLRQSALDAARSEQLQREILSEERRRHRETMAEERNRHEQTIFEENRRYEALLEEGRLEREAFQHAMDRSYNLMFEAVNAIKTMTELMVLKHSGETPQPLAPVQARHLLPP, from the exons GTGTGCAGAGTGAGAGTTAAGATGGCAACCGGTAAACCTACTGGACGAGGCGTAGCATGGAAGGAGAGAGAGACGTTAGACCTCCTTTCTATCTGGGGGGAAGAGACAATCCAGGAGGCTTTGGCTAACACCCATAGAAATCTAGAGGTTTATGACCGTGTGGCGAAACAGATGTCTGCGCTTGGACACAAGAGGAGTGCAGTGGAGTGCCGCACTAAAACAAAGGCCATGAGACACGAATACAAACGCGTGGTGACCCATAACCGCATTTCGGGGAACTCGCCAGCAAGCTGCCCTTTTTTCAGGGAGCTGGATCAGATCCTCAGGGGAGATGCGTGGGTCGGGCCACCCCGAGTATCTAGGAGTCTAACCCTGGAAGTGCAAGTTAATCCACCAAGACCCCAAGAATGCTGTAGAGGTGCAGAAGAGTTATTCTCACATGATCTGGTAATTATAAAACAGGAGGACGTATGCCATTCCACACCCTTGGACTCAG GTGAATCCTCAAGTGCTTGGTCCCAAGACCCTCACGAGACCGTCATTAATCAAGTAGCCGAGGAAG GGGTCCCAGCAGATATTGGTGAAACAGGTAACCAAGGATACCAGGATGGGGGCAACATCACAGCCGTGCAACAAGATCAAATTG AGCAAAACGAGATCCCCCACGAGGCAGAGCCGTCTTCCGAGCAGAGATTGTCAGCCACAAGAAATCGCAAAAAGGGCGTTTCCGTGCTCTCCGATTTGGCCCAGCAAATGTTGCGCCAGTCGGCTCTTGATGCTGCGAGATCGGAACAGCTGCAAAGAGAGATCCTTTCAGAGGAGAGGCGTCGCCACCGGGAGACCATGGCGGAGGAAAGAAACCGTCACGAGCAGACCATTTTTGAGGAGAATCGTCGATATGAAGCCCTGCTTGAGGAAGGCAGACTGGAGAGAGAGGCATTTCAGCATGCTATGGACAGAAGCTACAACCTGATGTTTGAAGCTGTAAATGCTATAAAAACCATGACTGAGTTGATGGTGTTGAAGCATTCGGGGGAGACACCACAA CCTCTTGCTCCTGTTCAGGCCCGGCATCTCCTTCCTCCGTAG